A section of the Spirosoma pollinicola genome encodes:
- a CDS encoding FtsW/RodA/SpoVE family cell cycle protein, which produces MKSPLERLYLPAASVMLLVLFVRLYGNLLPSLDQAKQAYSTGQALNLDKGLKSGAIQRLLSSGNYYTDSNDINLVADSLSAKFRQNGTLDNLGALNKRQFSVMAPVSWRSRIGGADFQSRLRFSRQQMGFDSVLYNRELISPKTYPTSVNTGSGTVSLTGRVVRGEQPMSGVLVQLKRHPATAQPDTLQDRFVYARTDTDGRFAFRGLTSGSGYSVVPLKPGFEFGSRRGTARLTNDQSFDFSAQPHQLRLIGSTVYGQLKIDHALTVRTPATFFWQFWGIVFGFLLAFWAVNGFWSLRRFQPDPLLLPILMLLTGFSVLILLAIQDPLQDTLFAGQTVQGIAIGLVGMTILSQLNIGRFYANWQYDWLFSFQKRTAVRQSGWTWLLLAAGLAALTLLVGSGPEGSGVRVNLSFLGLTFQPSEITKYLLLLFFAGFFAANEQQLRQLPDLRWRFTVSFGALAGAGLLMLLYLLLGDMGPALVVCFTFLLFYSIARGNLPLTLATGVGYGLALWLLPGWIATALCLAIVTGYMYWKGDARSKTGAGWMALLAEAPVLLLLVMAMFAFGDMLPFVGDRLADRKAMWLNPWNNDVYGGDHLAHGYWALASGGWSGQGLGKGFANSIPAAHTDMILPSLGEELGGLGVVCVFLLFGILLHRLFLHARRAGQPFSFFLIAGIAIATGIQFLIIAGGSIGLLPLTGISVPFLSYGKISLIINLMAMGAVFSVAHRPGETTQREYLATHYDLVLMAGITGFLVGIGVLIAHLLPIVGWKGNNYIVRPARVVTRNGDPVYSYNPRINRLTRALAAGTIYDRNGLILASSSPTLVSQQLRKLQQSGLKADEVERLTKKRLERYYPFGNQLFFWLGDLNTQLFWGQSNGYYAEATHLSELRGFNSRPRKTDLVTTDYRADRFSPSVQQTRSLSVYDYSELAPALRAGIDSREVAERKAKNRDVHLSVNADLQVAIQNALATSDYRTKRVSVVVLDAGSGDILASAMHPLPNLQTPDAMLLADRDRQKLPYLVTERDLGMTYPTAPGSTAKILTAMAAFNKLGSSASDISYRISCEEIIRRGTRESEPCNESVDMRKAIVRSSNVYFIRTANDNNLDNELADLYLATGMNVDYVGGYSFSDTRTDPERTLIRRHWRDSSFVVRRNLYKSNQYPKRYRSEFSGLAWGQGQLTSTPVALARMAGAIANKGVLQPSRYVLSRAGQAQPISSGKQIARQADYADQLESFMINQSNPSEGRSKISVARVAGKTGTPERIVQGVQQNDGWFVFFAPTPDGRSHTVVSVRIELGESSAEAVQLANTVVAPILKQRSYLGSF; this is translated from the coding sequence ATGAAATCCCCTCTTGAACGATTGTATTTACCTGCGGCATCGGTCATGCTCTTAGTGCTGTTCGTCCGGCTCTATGGCAACCTGTTACCGTCGCTCGATCAGGCGAAACAAGCGTATTCTACCGGACAGGCTCTTAATCTGGATAAAGGGCTTAAGTCGGGAGCCATTCAACGGCTACTGTCAAGCGGCAATTATTACACGGATTCAAATGACATCAATTTAGTAGCCGATTCACTGTCCGCGAAATTCAGGCAAAACGGGACGCTGGATAACCTGGGAGCGTTAAATAAGCGACAGTTTTCGGTTATGGCTCCGGTAAGCTGGCGTAGTCGGATTGGCGGGGCAGATTTTCAAAGCCGACTGCGATTTTCACGCCAGCAAATGGGATTCGACTCGGTATTGTACAACCGGGAATTGATCAGTCCAAAAACATACCCAACCAGCGTCAATACCGGAAGCGGAACGGTTTCGTTAACGGGTCGCGTCGTGCGCGGGGAACAACCCATGTCGGGCGTGCTGGTACAGTTAAAACGCCACCCGGCAACCGCCCAACCCGACACCTTGCAGGACCGATTCGTCTATGCCCGGACGGATACTGATGGCCGATTTGCGTTCAGGGGCCTCACCTCCGGCTCGGGCTATAGCGTTGTGCCCCTGAAACCTGGCTTCGAGTTTGGCAGCCGACGCGGAACGGCTCGCCTGACAAACGATCAGAGTTTTGACTTTTCCGCCCAGCCACACCAACTGCGCCTGATCGGGTCAACGGTTTATGGGCAGCTTAAAATAGATCACGCCCTTACCGTTCGCACACCGGCCACCTTTTTCTGGCAATTCTGGGGAATTGTGTTTGGATTCCTGCTCGCTTTCTGGGCCGTAAACGGATTTTGGTCCCTTCGCCGTTTTCAGCCCGACCCGTTGCTATTACCCATTCTGATGCTGCTTACCGGCTTTTCTGTATTGATCCTGCTGGCTATTCAGGACCCCTTGCAGGATACACTGTTCGCCGGACAAACGGTTCAGGGTATTGCTATTGGGTTGGTGGGCATGACCATTTTATCGCAGCTAAACATAGGTCGATTTTACGCTAACTGGCAGTATGACTGGCTATTTTCGTTTCAGAAACGTACGGCGGTGCGCCAATCGGGCTGGACGTGGCTACTATTGGCGGCTGGACTGGCGGCTTTGACGCTGCTCGTCGGTTCCGGACCTGAAGGCAGTGGGGTGCGCGTGAATTTATCGTTTCTGGGCCTTACGTTTCAGCCGAGCGAAATCACTAAATACCTGCTGCTGCTTTTCTTCGCGGGTTTCTTTGCGGCCAACGAACAGCAACTCCGCCAACTCCCCGATTTGCGCTGGCGTTTTACGGTGAGTTTCGGTGCCCTGGCCGGTGCCGGACTACTTATGTTATTGTACCTGCTGCTCGGCGACATGGGGCCTGCCCTGGTGGTATGCTTCACATTTCTACTTTTCTACAGCATTGCGCGCGGCAATCTTCCGCTAACGCTGGCAACGGGCGTTGGCTATGGCCTAGCGCTATGGCTTCTGCCGGGCTGGATAGCTACGGCACTTTGTCTGGCTATCGTTACGGGCTACATGTACTGGAAAGGGGACGCTCGCTCGAAAACTGGTGCAGGCTGGATGGCCTTACTAGCCGAAGCACCCGTGTTGCTTCTGCTGGTAATGGCCATGTTTGCGTTTGGCGATATGTTACCGTTTGTGGGGGATCGGCTGGCCGACCGCAAAGCTATGTGGCTCAACCCCTGGAACAACGACGTGTATGGGGGCGATCATCTTGCGCACGGCTATTGGGCACTGGCGTCGGGAGGCTGGTCGGGGCAGGGTCTGGGAAAGGGATTTGCCAATTCCATACCAGCGGCTCACACCGATATGATTTTACCGAGCCTGGGCGAAGAGCTGGGTGGTCTGGGTGTCGTGTGCGTGTTCCTGCTGTTTGGCATCCTGCTGCACCGTTTGTTTTTACATGCCCGTCGGGCGGGGCAGCCGTTTAGTTTTTTCCTGATAGCCGGGATTGCCATTGCTACCGGGATACAGTTTCTGATTATTGCCGGCGGTTCGATTGGTTTGTTACCGCTCACGGGCATCAGCGTTCCTTTTTTGAGTTACGGCAAAATATCGCTGATCATCAACCTCATGGCTATGGGGGCCGTTTTCAGTGTGGCCCACCGACCGGGAGAAACGACTCAACGCGAATACCTCGCCACGCATTATGACCTTGTGCTGATGGCTGGGATCACCGGTTTTCTGGTCGGCATTGGCGTTCTGATTGCTCATCTACTGCCCATTGTGGGCTGGAAGGGCAACAATTACATCGTTCGGCCAGCGCGCGTGGTCACCCGCAACGGCGACCCTGTATATAGCTACAATCCGCGTATCAATCGGCTCACCCGAGCGCTGGCGGCTGGCACGATCTACGACCGAAACGGATTGATTCTGGCATCAAGTTCGCCAACGCTCGTTTCGCAGCAACTGCGTAAGCTTCAGCAAAGTGGCCTCAAAGCCGATGAAGTCGAGCGGCTGACAAAAAAACGCCTGGAGCGGTATTATCCCTTTGGCAATCAGTTGTTCTTTTGGCTGGGCGATTTGAACACGCAGCTTTTCTGGGGACAAAGCAACGGCTATTATGCCGAAGCTACGCACCTGAGCGAGTTGCGCGGCTTCAACAGTCGCCCACGCAAAACAGACCTCGTTACTACCGACTACCGCGCCGACCGTTTTAGTCCGTCGGTACAGCAAACACGCAGCTTGTCGGTATATGACTACAGCGAACTGGCTCCGGCACTTCGGGCGGGTATCGATAGTCGCGAAGTTGCCGAGCGAAAAGCAAAAAATCGGGATGTGCATCTAAGTGTAAATGCCGATTTACAAGTGGCGATTCAGAACGCCCTTGCTACATCCGACTACCGAACAAAGCGCGTTTCGGTCGTGGTACTGGATGCTGGCTCGGGCGATATACTGGCCTCAGCCATGCACCCGCTACCTAATTTACAGACGCCCGACGCCATGCTTTTGGCCGACCGCGACCGGCAAAAACTGCCGTATCTGGTCACTGAACGAGATCTGGGCATGACCTATCCCACCGCCCCCGGCTCAACGGCCAAGATACTGACAGCAATGGCCGCGTTCAACAAACTTGGTTCATCGGCTTCGGATATCAGTTACCGGATTTCGTGCGAAGAAATTATTCGTCGCGGCACGCGGGAGTCGGAACCCTGCAATGAATCGGTCGATATGCGAAAGGCCATTGTTCGTTCCAGTAACGTCTATTTTATTAGAACGGCAAACGACAACAACCTGGATAACGAACTGGCCGACCTGTATTTAGCCACGGGCATGAACGTCGATTATGTGGGAGGCTATTCTTTTTCGGATACCCGTACCGATCCCGAACGTACGCTGATTCGGCGGCATTGGCGCGACTCGTCGTTTGTTGTCCGACGGAATCTGTATAAAAGCAACCAGTATCCAAAACGGTATAGAAGTGAGTTTTCGGGATTAGCCTGGGGGCAGGGGCAATTGACCTCAACACCGGTAGCCCTGGCCAGAATGGCGGGTGCCATTGCTAATAAAGGCGTGTTGCAACCGTCACGATACGTCTTGAGTCGGGCGGGGCAGGCACAGCCTATATCCTCCGGAAAGCAAATAGCGCGTCAGGCCGACTATGCCGACCAATTGGAGTCGTTCATGATTAACCAGTCGAACCCATCCGAAGGACGAAGCAAGATCAGTGTAGCGCGGGTAGCGGGTAAAACCGGTACGCCCGAACGCATCGTACAGGGCGTTCAGCAGAATGATGGCTGGTTCGTATTTTTCGCACCCACACCCGACGGTCGGTCCCATACGGTTGTTAGCGTACGCATCGAATTGGGCGAATCGTCGGCTGAGGCTGTCCAACTGGCAAACACCGTTGTCGCTCCGATCTTAAAACAGCGGAGTTATTTAGGAAGTTTTTAA
- a CDS encoding protein phosphatase 2C domain-containing protein, with translation MNELLIAGLTDVGQRRKDNQDTFICTPLWSESSALLTVIDGVGGYAGGDRAAAIAKESIERYMATPNGDPLSMLRESVVFANNQINEQREQDLRLGQMCCVLTAALADVSTSKLYFVHVGDTRLYRYRQGELTKLTQDHSLVGVREDANELTEAEAMAHPRRNEILRDVGSSPHRVDDPNFLDSGETDFQPGDQLLLCSDGLTDMITQAQIKAVLNRPISLDKQLSELVRVANHQGGNDNITVVLARNDVRTSEPAAPVNLPNPKSARSRKPPVVPVAPLVPAVEQPIKPEPVKRSSTGRWVLMGLVAICGIAGIVWYQSWPSATTASIVDSLNVAHSLPDTVAALPVPSLRLDSLLQTAHRSADHQLVLTDDTLRIDKPVSLTDSLLAIIGRNQLTVIAPRDSANSMLAMRVERRGTIQLNNLIISGFKTGIETTGEARLVLNKVYFKRVDLPVRAAIRQDTCLNTIISIAVQKQSVPTKPIHP, from the coding sequence ATGAATGAATTACTTATCGCCGGGTTGACCGATGTTGGCCAGCGTCGGAAAGATAATCAGGACACGTTTATCTGTACTCCGCTCTGGTCGGAGTCGAGCGCCTTATTAACGGTCATTGATGGCGTAGGCGGTTATGCGGGTGGTGACCGGGCTGCTGCAATTGCAAAAGAGTCTATTGAACGCTACATGGCAACGCCCAACGGCGACCCGCTTTCGATGTTGCGCGAATCCGTCGTATTTGCCAATAACCAGATCAATGAGCAACGCGAGCAGGACCTTCGGCTGGGCCAGATGTGCTGTGTACTGACAGCCGCTCTGGCCGATGTCAGCACCAGCAAATTATACTTTGTTCATGTAGGCGATACGCGCCTGTACCGCTATCGACAGGGCGAACTCACGAAGTTGACCCAGGATCATTCGCTGGTAGGCGTTCGGGAAGATGCCAATGAATTGACCGAAGCCGAAGCAATGGCGCACCCCCGCCGAAACGAAATTCTGCGCGATGTTGGCTCAAGCCCCCATCGTGTGGATGATCCAAATTTTCTGGATTCCGGCGAAACGGATTTTCAACCCGGCGATCAACTGCTGTTATGCAGCGATGGCCTGACCGATATGATAACCCAGGCCCAGATAAAAGCTGTTTTGAACCGACCGATTTCCCTCGACAAGCAACTTTCCGAATTGGTCAGGGTAGCCAATCATCAGGGAGGCAACGATAACATTACGGTTGTTCTGGCCCGAAATGATGTCCGAACCAGCGAACCAGCAGCGCCCGTAAACTTGCCAAATCCGAAATCGGCCCGGTCGAGAAAACCGCCGGTTGTTCCCGTCGCCCCATTGGTACCCGCTGTAGAGCAACCAATTAAGCCGGAGCCGGTCAAACGTTCCTCAACAGGCAGATGGGTATTAATGGGCCTTGTCGCCATTTGCGGTATTGCGGGTATTGTGTGGTATCAATCCTGGCCATCGGCAACGACTGCGTCGATTGTTGACAGCCTGAATGTGGCACATTCTCTGCCCGACACAGTTGCCGCCCTGCCTGTGCCTTCCCTGCGACTGGACTCGCTTCTGCAAACCGCTCATCGAAGCGCCGATCATCAACTTGTGTTGACCGATGATACGTTGAGAATTGATAAGCCGGTATCCCTGACCGATTCCTTACTGGCCATTATAGGCCGGAATCAGTTAACCGTTATCGCTCCACGCGATTCGGCCAATTCAATGCTCGCGATGCGCGTTGAGCGTAGGGGCACAATTCAGTTGAACAATCTGATCATCAGCGGATTTAAAACCGGTATCGAAACAACGGGTGAAGCCCGGCTAGTCTTAAATAAAGTATATTTCAAGCGTGTAGACCTACCGGTTCGGGCCGCAATCCGGCAGGATACGTGCCTCAATACTATTATTTCTATTGCTGTACAGAAACAATCTGTTCCGACCAAACCGATCCACCCCTAA
- a CDS encoding serine/threonine protein kinase: MATVRFNTQFPGYEILSELGRSNARILKARHLDTGDLVAIKHFALNTDAETLRRFQRESAIMTSIAHPNIVKIREVQLEAELPYIVMELIEGGSVCDLLKANGHLDVPTTIRLGLQMASAFKAIHSQGIIHRDIKPDNILYRPLPSGELHFLLTDFGVARLHDQSNTMTGQSLMTYEYASPEQFNDPKGVGTATDYYSLGVVLYECLTGKVPFAMGDHSGIVTFMNKVLADTPPPLTISASGQSLGPFTTLLDSLLKKKPGDRLNDPDELTWLLKQTELDYLQASRVTRSEPKTLPTVVPEQRVTTNARPLTTVQAAPVLPNRETKPPKSNSAGKMVALGAFVILILAGVYYITVRDKSGQISKPTSTNPSTISDSVRAATPPDTEAARIQQLAEIKRLERLRQEALMAVKSVKVKATNFKVGLFGGIKHLQLQLNNPTRLSFTYVVVQVNYYKDGGGLYKTEKVFFNNIEPNSSPIKSAPDSDRGTRVTCKIISYESLDIPQPADSLTSSTEPLN; the protein is encoded by the coding sequence ATGGCTACCGTTCGATTTAACACCCAGTTTCCCGGATACGAAATACTGAGTGAGTTGGGCCGTAGTAATGCCCGTATTCTCAAAGCACGCCATCTGGACACGGGCGACCTTGTTGCTATTAAACACTTTGCGCTCAATACCGATGCAGAGACCCTTCGGCGGTTTCAGCGGGAATCGGCCATAATGACCAGCATCGCCCACCCCAATATCGTTAAAATTCGCGAGGTGCAGCTGGAGGCCGAATTGCCCTATATTGTTATGGAGTTGATCGAAGGCGGCAGTGTGTGTGACCTTCTTAAAGCGAATGGCCATCTGGATGTGCCGACTACCATTCGGTTAGGTCTGCAAATGGCAAGTGCCTTCAAGGCGATTCATTCACAGGGAATTATCCACCGCGATATTAAGCCCGATAACATTCTGTACCGCCCCCTGCCGAGTGGTGAACTGCATTTTCTGTTGACCGATTTCGGGGTAGCTCGACTGCACGACCAGTCGAATACCATGACCGGACAATCGTTAATGACCTACGAATATGCCTCGCCCGAGCAGTTTAACGACCCAAAAGGGGTAGGTACAGCCACCGATTATTATTCATTAGGTGTGGTGTTGTACGAATGTTTGACTGGCAAAGTGCCCTTTGCTATGGGCGACCATTCAGGCATCGTTACCTTTATGAATAAGGTACTCGCCGATACCCCGCCCCCACTAACTATCTCGGCCAGCGGGCAGTCACTAGGCCCCTTTACTACGCTGCTCGACAGTTTGTTGAAAAAGAAACCGGGCGACCGACTGAATGACCCCGATGAGTTGACCTGGCTACTCAAACAAACCGAACTCGACTATTTGCAGGCCAGCAGAGTAACTCGTTCTGAACCAAAAACTTTGCCTACTGTCGTCCCGGAACAGAGAGTAACAACTAACGCCAGGCCGTTAACGACCGTGCAAGCAGCGCCTGTTCTGCCAAACCGGGAGACCAAGCCACCAAAAAGCAATAGTGCTGGAAAAATGGTTGCTTTGGGCGCCTTTGTCATACTCATTCTCGCCGGTGTTTATTACATAACCGTCAGGGATAAGTCTGGGCAAATCAGTAAGCCAACTTCTACCAATCCATCAACCATCAGCGATTCGGTAAGAGCCGCCACTCCGCCTGACACCGAAGCAGCCCGGATTCAACAACTGGCCGAAATCAAACGGCTGGAGCGACTTCGACAAGAAGCGTTGATGGCGGTAAAAAGCGTTAAGGTAAAAGCGACAAATTTTAAAGTTGGCCTATTTGGGGGCATCAAGCATTTACAGCTTCAATTGAATAATCCTACTCGTTTATCGTTTACCTACGTGGTGGTTCAGGTGAACTATTACAAAGATGGGGGCGGTCTTTATAAAACGGAGAAAGTCTTTTTTAACAACATAGAGCCAAACTCATCGCCCATAAAATCAGCTCCCGATAGCGATCGGGGAACCCGGGTCACCTGTAAAATTATAAGCTACGAGTCGCTGGATATTCCCCAACCTGCCGACTCACTCACGTCATCAACAGAGCCCTTAAACTAA
- a CDS encoding serine/threonine-protein kinase, with the protein MPTVSVNTHFPGYEIIGELGRSNARVLKARHLASGNLVAIKHFTLNTDADTLRRFRIESEIMTSIRHPNVVRVREVQLDMPMPFIVMEWVEGGNLRSLIDEQGQLSVAATIRLGLQMSEAFHAIHPQGIIHRDIKPENILYRFLPSGELHFLLTDFGVARLREQSQTMTGQSLMTYEYASPEQFDNPKGVDLATDYYSLGVVFYECLAGKVPFAMADTAGMATFMGHVLRTPPPALSLPSGQFLPPSLNVLLNWTLVKNPADRLSDVTELALLLGQANVELLQANRSGNRQAPSLPRAQTMAAPAVPQSVDAYEPLHDDEPSGSSGSWKIALSAFVITLLIGLAIMYSIRHKDKPASFLPDSTVTDTDSLASDELVPNADSATVTFPESDEETTTDSVATSPAPIPPANTTTATPTTPSDSTATPDSTGNPN; encoded by the coding sequence ATGCCAACCGTAAGCGTCAATACCCACTTTCCGGGTTATGAAATTATAGGCGAACTAGGTCGCTCCAACGCCCGTGTGCTGAAAGCCCGCCATCTGGCATCGGGCAATCTGGTGGCCATCAAGCACTTTACGCTGAACACCGATGCTGATACACTACGGCGATTTCGGATCGAATCAGAAATCATGACCAGCATCCGGCATCCTAATGTGGTGCGGGTGCGGGAAGTTCAATTGGATATGCCCATGCCCTTCATCGTGATGGAATGGGTGGAAGGTGGTAATCTACGCTCACTGATCGACGAACAGGGGCAGTTGAGCGTGGCAGCAACCATCCGGCTGGGCCTGCAAATGTCGGAGGCATTCCACGCCATTCATCCGCAGGGAATTATCCACCGCGATATTAAACCGGAAAACATCCTCTATCGATTTCTACCAAGTGGCGAACTGCATTTTCTACTAACCGACTTTGGCGTGGCCCGCCTGCGCGAACAATCGCAGACGATGACTGGGCAATCCTTGATGACCTATGAATATGCCTCGCCCGAGCAATTCGACAATCCTAAGGGTGTGGATCTGGCCACCGATTATTACTCGCTGGGCGTTGTATTCTACGAGTGCCTTGCCGGAAAAGTACCGTTTGCTATGGCCGATACGGCAGGCATGGCCACTTTTATGGGTCATGTTCTGCGTACGCCCCCGCCCGCGCTATCGCTGCCTTCGGGTCAGTTTCTGCCCCCAAGCCTCAACGTATTATTGAACTGGACGTTGGTAAAGAACCCTGCCGACCGCCTTAGCGATGTAACAGAACTGGCTTTATTACTCGGACAGGCCAACGTGGAGCTGTTGCAGGCCAACCGCTCCGGGAATCGTCAGGCACCCAGCTTGCCACGCGCTCAAACGATGGCGGCACCAGCAGTGCCTCAATCGGTTGATGCGTATGAACCACTTCATGACGACGAGCCATCCGGCAGTTCGGGTAGCTGGAAAATAGCCTTATCGGCATTTGTCATTACGTTGCTGATCGGTCTGGCGATTATGTACTCTATCCGTCATAAAGACAAGCCAGCCAGCTTTTTGCCCGACTCGACGGTTACCGACACTGATTCACTGGCCTCAGATGAACTGGTGCCAAACGCCGACTCAGCAACGGTTACGTTCCCCGAATCTGACGAAGAAACCACTACCGATTCTGTCGCGACAAGCCCTGCCCCCATACCTCCGGCCAATACAACAACTGCGACACCAACAACACCATCCGATTCAACAGCCACCCCCGATTCGACAGGAAACCCTAATTAA